Proteins from a genomic interval of Lolium perenne isolate Kyuss_39 chromosome 1, Kyuss_2.0, whole genome shotgun sequence:
- the LOC127292787 gene encoding uncharacterized protein yields MDILMNDIQRRKNQIKARRNASWGGADHPPPPPPVIKGNDQESVDLTQSGQDHSDQEDCMAILTNAVERQKLRIRARRASGGTDHPAPPPPVQNPPSASPAAPAYHEWRKRQPAGPPTGSSGTNTNTSTSTKPPSFKKPASIVCRVCGVRCMTASHLKMHEMGRKHRNKVAYAAGEMNVRCDVCDVPLLSKVNVEEHYAGKQHLHRVFASSSGASSYVARPPRNPIA; encoded by the exons ATGGACATCCTGATGAACGATATCCAGCGCCGCAAAAATCAGATCAAGGCCCGCCGCAACGCTTCCTGGGGAGGCGCCGATcacccgcctcctcctccaccg GTCATCAAAGGGAATGACCAAGAGAGCGTTGACCTTACTCAATCAGGTCAGGACCACAGCGACCAAGAAGACTGCATGGCCATCCTAACCAACGCTGTCGAGCGCCAAAAGCTTCGGATCAGGGCTCGCCGCGCTTCTGGCGGCACCGATCACCCAGCTCCTCCTCCACCG GTACAAAATCCGCCATCAGCATCTCCAGCCGCACCTGCGTATCACGAGTGGAGGAAGAGGCAACCAGCCGGACCGCCTACAGGTTCCTCCGGCACCAACACCAATACCAGCACCAGCACCAAGCCGCCATCATTCAAGAAGCCAGCATCCATCGTGTGCCGAGTCTGCGGCGTGCGGTGCATGACGGCGTCCCACCTGAAGATGCACGAGATGGGAAGGAAGCACCGGAACAAAGTGGCctacgccgccggcgagatgaacGTGCGGTGCGACGTCTGCGACGTGCCCCTCTTAAGTAAGGTCAACGTCGAGGAGCACTACGCCGGCAAGCAGCATCTCCATCGGGTCTTCGCCTCTAGCTCCGGTGCCAGTTCATATGTGGCGCGGCCGCCCCGCAACCCAATAGCCTGA